The following proteins come from a genomic window of Hoplias malabaricus isolate fHopMal1 chromosome 15, fHopMal1.hap1, whole genome shotgun sequence:
- the LOC136668881 gene encoding cysteine-rich and transmembrane domain-containing protein 1-like: protein MNYDHPPPYVGPGPTTPGYPPPNAPGYPAQGYPPQGYPVPGYPPPTDQQPYPNFPPGPPGPYPVQPGYQGYPQPPYGGPAYGEPPKNTVYVVEQGRRDDSGEQACLTACWTALCCCCLWDMMT, encoded by the exons ATGAACTACGATCATCCTCCCCCTTATGTTGGCCCTGGCCCTACCACCCCAGGGTACCCTCCCCCTAACGCCCCTGGTTACCCAGCTCAGGGATACCCACCTCAGGGCTACCCAGTTCCAGGCTATCCTCCTCCCACAGATCAACAGCCTTATCCCAACTTCCCTCCAGGGCCTCCTGGGCCATACCCAGTGCAGCCGGGATATCAAGGGTATCCCCAACCACCGTATGGAGGACCAGCGTATGGAGAAcctcccaaaaacacag TCTATGTGGTGGAACAGGGACGGCGAGATGATTCTGGAGAGCAGGCCTGTCTGACCGCCTGCTGGACGGCGCTGTGTTGCTGTTGTCTGTGGGACATGATGACctaa